Proteins from one Marinobacter alexandrii genomic window:
- a CDS encoding rhodanese-related sulfurtransferase produces MEEHYVLLYYCYSKIDDPEEFREQHHTLCLDLNLRGRIIVAKEGLNGTVSGTQESCEKYMNTITSDPRFSHTEFKVDTNDHPAFEKMHVRVKPEIVHSSLNHVDPTSKTGRYIEPDEFREILKEESEDTIVLDVRSNYEHMIGKFKNAITLDIDNFRDFPEKIEELKKFKDKKIVTYCTGGIKCEKASAYLLEQGFENVHQLHGGIIKYGLEAKGEDFEGKCYVFDNRIVKEVNTINPTVVSRCHVTDEPCDRMVNCANPHCNKHIPMSEKGAEIYNGSCSEECMNNPDTRPYDGTGFYQKKMNGYNPYKGSKRKFASQDSD; encoded by the coding sequence ATGGAAGAACATTACGTACTACTCTATTACTGCTATAGTAAAATTGATGACCCTGAAGAGTTTAGGGAACAGCATCATACCCTTTGTTTAGATCTCAATCTTAGAGGACGCATCATAGTTGCCAAAGAAGGCCTCAATGGAACCGTTTCTGGCACCCAAGAATCATGTGAAAAATACATGAATACCATCACCAGTGACCCTCGGTTCTCTCATACTGAATTCAAGGTTGACACCAACGATCATCCTGCATTTGAAAAAATGCACGTCCGTGTAAAACCAGAAATCGTCCATAGTTCACTGAACCATGTTGATCCTACAAGCAAGACAGGCAGGTACATTGAACCTGATGAATTTAGAGAAATTCTAAAGGAAGAATCTGAGGATACTATCGTTCTCGACGTACGCTCAAACTATGAGCATATGATCGGTAAGTTTAAAAATGCAATTACACTTGACATAGATAACTTTCGTGATTTTCCTGAAAAAATAGAGGAACTTAAAAAGTTTAAGGATAAAAAGATTGTAACGTACTGTACAGGTGGTATTAAATGTGAGAAAGCAAGTGCCTACCTATTGGAACAAGGGTTTGAAAATGTTCACCAACTTCATGGAGGAATCATCAAGTATGGATTAGAAGCTAAGGGTGAAGATTTCGAAGGCAAATGCTATGTCTTTGATAATCGAATTGTGAAAGAAGTGAATACGATCAATCCAACAGTTGTGTCCAGATGCCATGTTACTGATGAACCATGTGATAGAATGGTGAACTGTGCTAACCCTCATTGCAATAAACACATTCCTATGAGTGAAAAGGGTGCTGAAATTTACAATGGTAGTTGCTCTGAAGAATGCATGAACAATCCTGATACTCGTCCATACGATGGAACTGGATTCTATCAGAAGAAAATGAATGGATATAATCCATATAAGGGGTCAAAGCGAAAGTTTGCCTCTCAAGATAGTGATTAA